One genomic window of Streptococcus mitis includes the following:
- a CDS encoding phosphatase PAP2 family protein, whose product MRDKQTFLMKGSFALLLFVILGYMVKFYPETLVGFDQPIQTAVRGDLPGYLTILFRAITRLIDIPVIITWVMLVAFVFYRKRWKIESLLMLGNLALASILIVTFKNIYQRPRPAILHLVEEKGFSFPSGHSLAVTLMVGILIVILSQRIKDPVWRKIVQIVLGLYLVSVLVSRVYLGVHYPSDVLASLCVGLGVLFIEFPFYDKLRFQWRFKGKQK is encoded by the coding sequence ATGAGAGATAAACAAACATTTTTAATGAAGGGCAGTTTTGCCCTTTTACTTTTCGTTATTCTTGGCTACATGGTCAAATTTTACCCTGAAACGCTGGTCGGCTTTGATCAACCGATACAGACTGCCGTTCGAGGAGACTTGCCAGGTTACTTGACGATTCTTTTCCGAGCCATCACACGCTTGATTGATATCCCAGTGATTATCACTTGGGTTATGCTGGTAGCTTTTGTTTTTTATCGTAAGCGGTGGAAGATTGAAAGCCTACTTATGCTGGGAAATCTGGCTTTGGCAAGTATTTTAATCGTGACCTTTAAAAATATCTACCAGCGTCCACGACCAGCTATTTTACACTTGGTTGAGGAGAAGGGATTTTCCTTTCCAAGTGGCCATTCTCTGGCTGTGACGCTGATGGTAGGGATTTTGATTGTTATTCTTAGTCAGCGGATTAAAGATCCAGTCTGGAGAAAAATCGTGCAAATCGTGCTAGGTCTCTACCTAGTCAGTGTGTTGGTATCAAGGGTCTATCTGGGGGTTCATTACCCATCAGATGTACTTGCCAGTCTCTGTGTCGGCTTGGGAGTCTTGTTTATCGAGTTTCCCTTCTATGATAAGCTCCGCTTCCAATGGCGATTTAAAGGCAAACAGAAGTGA
- a CDS encoding SAM hydrolase/SAM-dependent halogenase family protein — translation MNNNLLVLQSDFGLVDGAVSAMIGVALEESPTLKIHHLTHDITPYNIFEGSYRLFQTVDYWPEGTTFVSVVDPGVGSKRKSVVAKTAKNQYIVTPDNGTLSFIKKHVGIVAIREISEVANRRQNTEHSYTFHGRDVYAYTGAKLASGHISFEEVGPELSVDQIVELPVVETIIEDHLVKGAIDILDVRFGSLWTSITREEFYKLGPAFGDRFEVTIYHADMLVYQNQVVYGKSFADVRIGQPILYINSLYRLGLAINQGSFAKAYNVGVGSSWTIEIKKIES, via the coding sequence ATGAATAATAATTTACTGGTATTACAATCAGACTTTGGTCTGGTAGATGGTGCGGTATCGGCTATGATTGGAGTGGCTTTAGAAGAATCTCCAACCTTAAAAATTCATCACTTGACGCACGATATTACGCCTTATAATATTTTTGAGGGGAGTTATCGTCTCTTTCAGACGGTGGATTACTGGCCTGAGGGAACGACTTTTGTATCGGTTGTCGATCCAGGTGTCGGCTCGAAACGTAAGAGTGTAGTTGCCAAGACTGCAAAAAATCAATACATTGTCACGCCAGATAATGGGACGCTTTCTTTTATCAAGAAACACGTTGGCATTGTAGCTATTCGTGAGATTTCTGAAGTGGCCAATAGACGTCAAAATACAGAGCATTCTTATACCTTCCACGGTCGTGATGTCTATGCCTATACTGGTGCTAAACTGGCCAGTGGTCACATTTCTTTTGAGGAAGTGGGACCAGAGCTCAGTGTGGATCAGATTGTGGAGCTTCCAGTCGTAGAGACCATCATTGAAGACCATTTGGTGAAGGGAGCTATTGATATTCTGGATGTGCGTTTCGGCTCGCTTTGGACCTCTATCACACGAGAAGAGTTTTACAAGCTGGGACCAGCATTCGGTGACCGTTTTGAGGTGACTATCTATCATGCAGATATGCTGGTCTATCAAAATCAGGTTGTTTATGGCAAATCATTTGCAGATGTGAGAATTGGGCAACCCATCCTTTACATCAACTCTCTCTATCGTTTAGGTCTGGCTATCAACCAAGGTTCCTTTGCCAAGGCCTATAATGTGGGTGTCGGTTCATCTTGGACCATTGAAATAAAGAAAATAGAATCATAA
- the pheT gene encoding phenylalanine--tRNA ligase subunit beta, whose translation MLVSYKWLKELVDIDVPSQELAEKMSTTGIEVEGVESPAAGLSKIVVGEVLSCEDVPETHLHICQVNVGEEEARQIVCGAPNVRAGIKVMVALPGARIADNYKIKKGKIRGLESLGMICSLGELGISDSVVPKEFADGIQILPENAVPGDEVFSYLDLDDEIIELSITPNRADALSMRGVAHEVAAIYDKTVNFKEFTLSETDQAAADALSVGIETDKAPYYAARILDNVTIAPSPQWLQNLLMNEGIRPINNVVDVTNYILLYFGQPMHAFDLDTFEGTDIRVREARAGEKLVTLDGEERDLDVNDLVITVADKPVALAGVMGGQATEISEKSSRVVLEAAVFNGKSIRKTSGRLNLRSESSSRFEKGINVATVNEALDAAASMIAELAGATVRKGIVSAGELDTSDVEVSSTLADVNRVLGTQLSYADVEDVFRRLGFGLSGNADSFTVSVPRRRWDITIEADLFEEIARIYGYDRLPTSLPKDDGTAGELTATQKLRRQVRTIAEGAGLTEIITYALTTPEKAVEFTAQPSNLTELMWPMTVDRSVLRQNMISGILDTVAYNVARKNKNLALYEIGKVFEQTGNPKEELPNEINSFAFALTGLVAEKDFQTAAVPVDFFYAKGILEALFTRLGLEVTYTATAEIASLHPGRTAMISLGDQVLGFLGQVHPVTAKAYDIPETYVAELNLSAIEAALQPAAPFVEITKFPAVSRDVALLLKAEVTHQEVVDAIQAAGVKRLTDIKLFDVFSGEKLGLGMKSMAYSLTFQNPEDSLTDEEVARYMEKIQASLEEKVNAEVR comes from the coding sequence ATGCTTGTATCTTATAAATGGTTAAAAGAATTGGTGGACATTGATGTGCCATCACAAGAGTTGGCTGAAAAAATGTCAACTACAGGGATCGAGGTAGAGGGTGTCGAATCACCAGCTGCTGGTCTCTCAAAAATTGTCGTCGGTGAGGTCTTGTCTTGCGAAGATGTGCCAGAAACTCACCTCCATATCTGTCAGGTGAATGTTGGCGAAGAAGAAGCCCGTCAAATCGTCTGTGGGGCACCAAATGTGCGTGCTGGGATCAAGGTTATGGTGGCACTTCCGGGAGCTCGTATCGCTGACAACTACAAAATCAAAAAAGGAAAAATCCGTGGCTTGGAGTCACTTGGGATGATCTGTTCACTTGGTGAATTGGGAATTTCTGACTCAGTTGTACCCAAGGAATTCGCAGATGGCATTCAAATATTGCCAGAAAATGCCGTTCCTGGGGATGAAGTTTTCTCTTACCTAGACTTGGATGATGAAATTATCGAACTTTCTATCACACCAAACCGTGCGGATGCCCTTTCTATGCGTGGAGTGGCTCACGAAGTGGCAGCCATCTATGACAAGACAGTCAACTTTAAAGAATTCACTCTTTCAGAAACGGACCAAGCTGCAGCAGATGCTCTTTCTGTGGGCATTGAGACAGACAAGGCGCCTTACTATGCGGCTCGTATCTTGGACAATGTGACCATCGCACCAAGTCCACAATGGTTGCAAAATCTCCTCATGAACGAAGGGATCCGTCCAATCAATAATGTAGTGGACGTGACAAACTACATCCTACTCTACTTTGGTCAGCCTATGCATGCCTTTGACTTGGATACCTTTGAAGGAACTGACATCCGTGTGCGTGAAGCGCGTGCTGGTGAAAAATTGGTGACCTTGGATGGTGAAGAACGTGATTTGGACGTGAATGACTTAGTCATCACTGTCGCAGACAAGCCAGTAGCTCTTGCAGGTGTTATGGGTGGTCAAGCAACAGAAATCTCTGAAAAATCTAGTCGTGTTGTCCTTGAAGCTGCAGTTTTCAATGGCAAATCAATTCGTAAGACTAGCGGTCGCTTGAATCTTCGTTCGGAGTCATCTTCTCGCTTTGAAAAAGGCATCAATGTGGCAACTGTTAATGAAGCCCTTGATGCGGCAGCAAGCATGATTGCTGAACTTGCAGGTGCGACAGTGCGTAAGGGCATCGTTTCAGCAGGTGAGCTTGATACTTCTGATGTGGAAGTTTCTTCTACCCTTGCAGATGTTAACCGTGTCCTTGGAACTCAGCTTTCATATGCTGATGTCGAAGATGTCTTCCGTCGTCTTGGTTTTGGCCTTTCTGGAAATGCAGATAGCTTTACAGTCAGCGTACCCCGTCGTCGTTGGGATATCACCATTGAAGCAGACCTCTTTGAAGAAATCGCTCGTATCTATGGATATGACCGCTTGCCAACTAGTCTTCCAAAAGACGATGGAACAGCTGGTGAATTGACTGCGACACAAAAACTTCGCCGTCAAGTTCGTACGATTGCTGAAGGAGCAGGTTTGACAGAAATCATTACCTACGCTCTGACAACGCCTGAAAAAGCAGTTGAGTTCACAGCTCAACCAAGTAACCTTACAGAACTCATGTGGCCAATGACCGTGGATCGTTCAGTTCTCCGTCAAAATATGATTTCTGGTATCCTAGATACAGTTGCCTACAATGTGGCTCGTAAGAACAAAAACTTGGCCCTTTATGAGATTGGAAAAGTCTTTGAACAAACAGGTAATCCAAAAGAAGAACTTCCAAATGAGATTAACAGCTTTGCCTTTGCCTTGACAGGCTTGGTTGCTGAAAAAGATTTCCAAACAGCAGCAGTTCCAGTTGATTTCTTCTATGCTAAGGGAATCCTAGAAGCGCTCTTTACTCGCTTAGGACTAGAAGTGACCTATACAGCTACAGCTGAAATTGCAAGTCTCCACCCAGGTCGTACAGCTATGATTTCCCTCGGTGACCAAGTTCTTGGTTTCCTTGGACAAGTGCATCCAGTCACTGCTAAGGCTTACGATATTCCAGAAACGTATGTAGCGGAACTTAACCTTTCAGCCATCGAAGCTGCCCTTCAGCCAGCGGCTCCATTTGTGGAAATTACTAAATTCCCAGCAGTCAGCCGTGACGTTGCCCTTCTTCTCAAAGCAGAAGTGACTCACCAAGAAGTTGTGGATGCTATCCAAGCTGCAGGTGTGAAACGTTTGACAGATATCAAACTCTTTGACGTCTTCTCAGGCGAAAAATTGGGACTTGGTATGAAGTCAATGGCTTATAGCTTGACCTTCCAAAATCCAGAAGACAGCTTAACGGACGAAGAAGTCGCACGCTACATGGAAAAAATCCAAGCATCACTTGAAGAAAAAGTCAATGCAGAAGTGCGTTAA
- a CDS encoding energy-coupling factor transporter transmembrane component T family protein — protein sequence MQAKLIGYQHRDTVIHRLSGAGKLLFFILVSLAAMISYDTRLLVLIAIFSVFLLYLSEIRFKDVSFVAVFATVFAVLNVLMVYLFSPEYGVGLYGERSVIWQGIGAYTLTSQELFYLLNLAIKYLCTIPLAIIFLMTTHPSQFASSLNQIGVPYKIAYSVSLTLRYIPDLQEEFFTIKMSQEARGMELSKKASLMQRIKGNLRIITPLIFSSLERIDTIATAMELRRFGKERKRTWYSYQALKKGDYITLLLAAVFLVASLLLILQNHGRFYNPWK from the coding sequence ATGCAAGCTAAATTAATCGGTTACCAGCATAGAGATACTGTGATTCATCGCTTGTCAGGAGCTGGGAAACTCCTCTTTTTCATACTCGTGTCATTGGCGGCTATGATTAGCTATGATACCAGACTGCTTGTTCTGATTGCCATCTTTTCGGTCTTTCTCCTCTATTTGTCAGAAATCCGTTTTAAAGATGTTTCCTTTGTAGCCGTTTTTGCGACGGTATTTGCCGTTTTAAACGTTTTGATGGTCTATCTCTTTTCTCCCGAGTATGGGGTTGGACTTTACGGAGAGAGAAGTGTGATTTGGCAGGGAATCGGTGCATACACTCTGACCAGTCAAGAGCTCTTTTATCTGCTAAATTTGGCTATTAAGTACCTTTGCACCATTCCTCTGGCTATTATCTTTTTGATGACAACCCACCCTAGTCAGTTTGCTTCCAGTTTAAATCAAATTGGTGTGCCCTATAAGATTGCCTATTCTGTCAGCCTGACCTTGCGCTATATTCCAGATTTGCAGGAAGAATTCTTTACTATCAAGATGTCTCAGGAGGCGCGTGGGATGGAATTATCCAAGAAAGCTTCTCTTATGCAACGAATCAAAGGCAATCTGCGCATTATCACTCCCTTGATTTTTAGCTCGCTAGAACGCATTGATACCATTGCGACCGCCATGGAACTTCGCCGCTTTGGGAAAGAGAGAAAACGCACTTGGTATAGTTATCAGGCCTTGAAAAAAGGAGATTATATTACCTTGCTCTTGGCAGCTGTATTTTTAGTAGCTAGTTTACTACTTATCTTGCAGAATCACGGACGATTTTACAACCCTTGGAAATAG
- a CDS encoding tRNA (cytidine(34)-2'-O)-methyltransferase, giving the protein MTNHIVLFEPQIPQNTGNIARTCAATNSPLHIIKPMGFPIDDRKMKRAGLDYWDKLEIYFYESLEDFMSQMKGKLYLISKFAEKAYSDVDLSTDEDHYFLFGREDKGLPEDFMREHPEKALRIPMNDEHVRSLNVSNTVCMIVYEALRQQNFAGLELVHTYEVDKLK; this is encoded by the coding sequence ATGACAAATCACATTGTATTATTTGAACCTCAAATTCCACAAAATACAGGCAATATTGCGCGTACTTGCGCTGCGACCAATTCTCCCCTCCACATCATCAAGCCCATGGGCTTTCCTATTGACGACCGCAAGATGAAGCGAGCTGGATTGGATTATTGGGATAAGCTAGAGATTTATTTTTACGAGAGTTTAGAGGATTTTATGTCTCAGATGAAGGGAAAACTTTATCTGATTTCGAAATTTGCGGAAAAAGCCTATTCTGATGTGGATTTATCGACTGATGAGGACCATTATTTTCTCTTTGGACGTGAAGACAAGGGCTTGCCTGAGGACTTTATGCGAGAACATCCTGAGAAAGCTCTCCGTATTCCTATGAATGATGAACATGTCCGCAGTCTCAATGTGTCTAATACCGTCTGCATGATTGTCTATGAGGCTCTTCGCCAGCAGAACTTTGCAGGTCTTGAGCTTGTTCATACCTATGAAGTGGATAAATTGAAATAA
- a CDS encoding ECF-type riboflavin transporter substrate-binding protein has product MKNQSIKQVVAIGVGAALFVVIGMISIPTPVPNTSIQLQYAVQSLLSIIFGPLVGLLVGLIGHAVKDSLAGYGLWWTWIIASGLFGLAVGLFRKYIRVTQGVFELKDIVFFNLIQIVANALVWGVWAPLGDVVIYQEAAEKVFAQGIVAGIANAVTVAIAGTLLLLAYSRTQTRSGSLKKD; this is encoded by the coding sequence ATGAAAAATCAATCAATTAAACAAGTTGTTGCTATCGGTGTTGGAGCTGCGCTCTTTGTTGTCATCGGGATGATCAGTATTCCAACGCCTGTTCCAAATACAAGCATCCAGCTTCAGTATGCGGTACAGAGCCTCTTGTCTATTATTTTTGGCCCTCTAGTGGGACTACTTGTTGGTTTAATTGGGCATGCGGTGAAGGACTCTCTTGCTGGCTACGGTCTATGGTGGACTTGGATTATTGCTAGTGGTCTCTTTGGTCTAGCTGTAGGTCTCTTTAGAAAATACATTCGAGTAACACAGGGTGTTTTTGAGTTGAAGGATATTGTCTTCTTTAACCTCATTCAGATTGTTGCAAATGCTCTTGTTTGGGGTGTCTGGGCACCACTTGGAGATGTTGTGATTTATCAAGAAGCGGCAGAAAAAGTATTTGCCCAAGGGATTGTTGCGGGAATTGCTAATGCTGTAACTGTAGCTATCGCAGGTACCCTTCTCTTGCTAGCTTATTCACGTACGCAGACTCGTTCAGGAAGTTTGAAAAAGGATTAA
- the pheS gene encoding phenylalanine--tRNA ligase subunit alpha: MSTIEEQLKALREETLASLKQITAENEKEMQELRVSVLGKKGSLTEILKGMKDVSAEMRPIIGKHVNEARDVLTAAFEETAKLLEEKKVAAQLASESIDVTLPGRPVATGHRHVLTQTSEEIEDIFIGMGYQVVDGFEVEQDYYNFERMNLPKDHPARDMQDTFYITEEILLRTHTSPVQARAMDAHDFSKGPLKMISPGRVFRRDTDDATHSHQFHQIEGLVVGKNISMADLQGTLQLIVQKMFGEERQIRLRPSYFPFTEPSVEVDVSCFKCGGEGCNVCKKTGWIEIMGAGMVHPRVLEMSGIDATVYSGFAFGLGQERVAMLRYGINDIRGFYQGDVRFSEQFK, encoded by the coding sequence ATGTCAACTATTGAAGAACAATTAAAAGCGCTTCGAGAAGAAACGCTGGCTAGCTTGAAGCAGATTACTGCTGAAAATGAAAAAGAGATGCAAGAATTGCGTGTCTCTGTCCTTGGTAAAAAAGGTTCGCTTACTGAAATCCTCAAAGGGATGAAAGATGTCTCTGCTGAAATGCGTCCAATCATCGGAAAACACGTCAATGAAGCTCGTGATGTCTTGACAGCTGCTTTTGAAGAAACAGCTAAGCTCTTGGAAGAAAAGAAAGTCGCGGCTCAACTGGCTAGCGAGAGTATCGATGTGACGCTTCCAGGTCGTCCAGTTGCGACTGGTCACCGTCACGTTTTGACACAAACCAGTGAAGAAATCGAAGATATTTTCATTGGGATGGGGTACCAAGTTGTGGATGGTTTTGAAGTGGAGCAAGACTACTACAACTTTGAGCGTATGAATCTTCCTAAAGACCACCCAGCTCGTGATATGCAGGACACTTTCTACATCACAGAAGAAATCTTGCTTCGTACTCACACGTCTCCAGTTCAGGCGCGTGCAATGGATGCTCATGATTTTTCTAAAGGTCCTTTGAAGATGATCTCGCCAGGGCGTGTGTTCCGCCGTGATACGGACGATGCGACCCACAGTCACCAATTCCATCAAATCGAAGGTTTGGTTGTTGGGAAAAATATCTCTATGGCAGACCTTCAAGGAACGCTTCAGTTGATTGTCCAAAAAATGTTCGGTGAAGAGCGTCAGATTCGTCTGCGTCCATCTTATTTCCCATTCACAGAGCCATCTGTTGAGGTGGATGTTTCTTGCTTCAAGTGTGGTGGAGAAGGCTGTAACGTATGTAAGAAAACAGGTTGGATCGAAATTATGGGTGCCGGTATGGTTCACCCACGTGTTCTTGAAATGAGTGGTATCGATGCGACTGTTTACTCTGGCTTTGCCTTTGGTCTTGGACAAGAGCGTGTAGCCATGCTCCGTTACGGAATTAATGATATCCGTGGATTCTACCAAGGAGATGTCCGCTTCTCAGAACAGTTTAAATAA
- a CDS encoding ECF transporter S component, producing MTNTRRLSTIAILSAISFVLMYFDFPLLPAASFLKIEFSILPVLVGLVVMDLPAALGVLLLRSLLKLLLNSQGVNTYIGLPMNIVALGVFVIVFALIWKKERTTLRFLLGSLAGTIGLTVAMLVLNYVYAVPLYAKFANFDIGKILGLSNYLMTMVLPFNLIEGIIFAVSFWLLYVLLKPTLKHYER from the coding sequence ATGACAAACACACGTCGACTTTCGACCATTGCAATTCTATCAGCCATCTCATTTGTGCTGATGTACTTTGACTTTCCGCTTTTACCAGCGGCATCCTTCCTTAAGATCGAATTTAGTATCTTGCCAGTCCTTGTGGGTCTGGTGGTCATGGATTTGCCTGCTGCTCTAGGAGTGCTCTTGCTTCGCTCACTCTTGAAATTACTTCTTAATAGTCAGGGAGTGAATACTTACATTGGTTTGCCAATGAATATCGTAGCTTTGGGAGTTTTTGTCATCGTATTTGCTTTGATTTGGAAAAAGGAACGGACAACCCTTCGTTTCTTACTAGGATCTCTAGCTGGAACTATTGGCTTGACCGTGGCAATGTTGGTTCTCAACTATGTTTACGCTGTTCCTTTGTACGCTAAGTTTGCTAACTTTGATATTGGAAAAATTTTGGGACTTTCCAACTACCTAATGACCATGGTATTACCTTTTAACTTGATTGAGGGTATTATCTTTGCTGTTTCATTCTGGTTGTTGTATGTTCTCTTGAAACCAACCTTAAAACATTATGAGAGATAA
- a CDS encoding ABC transporter ATP-binding protein encodes MKEAIIEWKDFSFQYETQQEPTLQGVDLTIYKGEKVLIVGPSGSGKSTLGQCLNGIIPNIYKGQMSGEFLIKGQAAFDMSIYDKSHLVSTVLQDTDGQFIGLSVAEDLAFALENDVTSLEEMKSRVHKWAEKLDLLPLLAQRPQDLSGGQKQRVSLAGVLIDESPILLFDEPLANLDPKSGQDIIELIDQIHTEEETTTLIIEHRLEDVLHRPVDRIVLINDGRILFNGIPDQLLATDLLTQNGIREPLYLTTLRQLGVDLDKEEQLANLDNLSISKGQVQLQTELVKETVELQSLFKLEDVSFSYDDRPILKSLHLDIKKGEKIAIVGKNGAGKSTLAKALSSFIQTEGRYLWEEQDIKGDSVAERAERVGYVLQNPNQMISTNMIFDEVALGLRLRGVDEQEIETRVYETLKICGLYEFRNWPISALSFGQKKRVAIASILVLGAEIILLDEPTAGQDQKNYTEIMEFLEELHQKGHTIVMITHDMQLMLDYSDRALVMVDGELIADTDPASLLSNPELLVKANLKETSIFNLAKKLDVDPLALTAFYKERREGCKLN; translated from the coding sequence ATGAAAGAAGCTATAATTGAGTGGAAGGATTTCTCTTTCCAGTATGAAACGCAACAAGAACCAACCTTGCAAGGGGTGGATTTGACTATTTATAAGGGAGAGAAAGTCTTAATTGTTGGGCCATCTGGCTCAGGCAAGTCTACCTTGGGTCAGTGTTTGAATGGAATTATTCCCAATATTTACAAGGGTCAGATGTCTGGAGAATTTTTGATCAAGGGGCAAGCGGCCTTTGATATGAGTATCTATGATAAATCTCATCTGGTTAGCACGGTTTTGCAGGATACAGATGGGCAGTTTATCGGCTTATCTGTGGCAGAGGATTTGGCTTTTGCTCTAGAAAATGATGTAACAAGTCTAGAAGAGATGAAAAGCCGTGTTCATAAATGGGCTGAAAAGCTGGACCTTCTCCCTTTATTGGCTCAGCGGCCTCAGGATTTGTCAGGTGGACAAAAGCAGCGAGTCAGTCTGGCTGGTGTCTTGATTGATGAGAGTCCGATTCTCTTGTTTGATGAGCCACTCGCCAATCTGGATCCCAAGTCAGGTCAGGATATTATCGAATTGATTGATCAAATTCATACGGAAGAGGAAACTACGACACTGATTATTGAGCACCGTTTGGAGGATGTTCTACATCGCCCTGTGGATCGGATTGTCTTGATAAACGATGGTCGTATCCTCTTTAATGGTATCCCTGACCAACTACTGGCGACTGATTTATTGACACAAAATGGAATTCGGGAACCCCTTTATCTAACCACTCTCCGTCAATTAGGTGTGGATTTAGACAAGGAAGAACAGTTAGCAAATTTGGACAACTTGTCTATCTCAAAAGGCCAGGTTCAGTTGCAGACTGAATTGGTAAAAGAAACCGTAGAATTGCAGTCACTCTTTAAATTAGAGGACGTGTCCTTTTCTTATGATGATAGACCGATTTTAAAATCTCTTCATCTGGATATTAAAAAGGGTGAAAAGATTGCCATTGTCGGAAAAAATGGAGCAGGGAAATCAACCCTAGCCAAGGCCTTAAGTAGCTTTATTCAGACTGAAGGCCGCTATCTTTGGGAAGAGCAGGATATAAAAGGAGATTCGGTAGCAGAACGGGCGGAACGAGTAGGCTATGTGCTGCAAAATCCTAATCAAATGATTTCAACCAATATGATTTTTGATGAGGTGGCTCTGGGACTTCGTTTGCGAGGTGTGGACGAGCAGGAAATTGAAACGAGAGTCTATGAAACTTTGAAAATCTGTGGTCTCTATGAATTCCGTAATTGGCCTATTTCTGCCCTGTCATTTGGTCAGAAAAAACGTGTGGCTATTGCATCGATTTTGGTCTTAGGAGCTGAAATTATCCTCTTAGATGAACCGACAGCGGGTCAAGACCAGAAGAATTATACTGAGATTATGGAATTTCTCGAAGAGTTGCATCAAAAAGGGCATACTATTGTCATGATTACCCATGATATGCAATTGATGCTGGATTATTCAGACCGGGCCCTTGTCATGGTGGATGGGGAATTGATTGCCGATACTGATCCAGCTAGTCTGTTGAGCAATCCTGAGCTGTTAGTAAAAGCCAACCTAAAAGAAACTTCAATCTTCAACTTGGCCAAGAAACTAGATGTGGATCCACTTGCTTTAACGGCATTTTACAAAGAAAGGAGAGAAGGATGCAAGCTAAATTAA
- a CDS encoding GNAT family N-acetyltransferase: protein MRLVPYYKVNHCEEAFAWYQDVNLVYLVDGVKRPYSPAALEAMYSYLDQHGELFWIEVKDKGEWFSIGDVTLSQDNLPIVIGNPAYQHRGLGKKVLSTLIELARVKGWKELKVKEIYTYNHASRRCFKSLGFVEDRATEKGTSFIMKLV from the coding sequence CTGCGTCTTGTTCCTTATTATAAGGTCAATCATTGTGAGGAAGCTTTTGCTTGGTATCAGGACGTGAACTTGGTTTACCTCGTAGATGGTGTGAAGAGACCTTACAGTCCAGCGGCCTTGGAAGCTATGTATTCCTATTTGGATCAGCATGGTGAGCTTTTTTGGATTGAAGTCAAGGACAAGGGAGAATGGTTTTCAATTGGGGATGTTACTCTATCTCAGGATAATCTCCCCATTGTGATTGGGAATCCCGCTTACCAACATCGAGGGCTTGGGAAAAAGGTTCTAAGTACTTTGATTGAATTGGCTCGAGTAAAAGGATGGAAAGAATTGAAAGTCAAGGAAATCTACACCTACAATCATGCTTCTAGGAGGTGTTTCAAGTCGCTTGGATTTGTGGAAGATAGAGCAACAGAAAAAGGAACGAGTTTTATAATGAAATTAGTCTAA
- a CDS encoding chromosome partitioning protein ParB, with product MKVNIKDLHPTQLYLSEKKLEGIQALYQSAETIQVDPISIHAFGDYLLITDGHHRAYQALLVGQDTISAEFDRDGGDELYHLYAQACEERKIYSVLDLKNHILPQDEYEAKWYNWCEGFNQAATLLLKRKADETDPTNR from the coding sequence ATGAAAGTCAACATAAAAGATCTTCATCCAACTCAACTATACTTATCAGAAAAGAAACTAGAAGGCATCCAGGCACTTTACCAGTCGGCAGAAACAATCCAAGTCGATCCAATCAGTATTCATGCCTTTGGAGATTACTTGCTGATTACAGACGGGCATCACAGGGCTTATCAGGCTTTATTGGTAGGTCAAGATACGATTTCTGCTGAGTTTGATAGAGACGGCGGTGATGAACTATATCATCTCTATGCGCAAGCTTGTGAGGAAAGAAAGATTTACTCTGTTCTGGATTTAAAAAATCATATCTTACCTCAAGATGAGTATGAAGCAAAATGGTATAACTGGTGTGAGGGTTTTAATCAAGCAGCAACTCTCTTATTGAAAAGGAAAGCAGATGAAACAGACCCTACAAATAGATAA